Within the Pseudonocardia alni genome, the region CGGTACGGAGCCCTCAGTCCTCCGTGACCAGCGGGTACACGCCGTTCTCGTCGTGCACCTCACGACCGGTCACCGGCGGGTTGAACACGCACACGCAGGTGATCTCGGTCTTCGGGCGGAGCTGGTGCTTCTCGTTGCCGTTCAGCACGTAGATCGAGCCCGGCTTGAGCTGGTACGTGACGTCGTTGTCCTTGTCGTACAGCTCGCCCTCACCGGAGGTGATGAAGACGGCCTCGATGTGGTTCGCGTACCAGAAGTCGTTGATCGTCCCGGCCTTCAGCGTGGTCTCGTGGACCGAGAACCCCACCTTGTCGTTGGCCAGGACGATGCGCTTGCTGCGCCACTGCTGGTCCTCGGAGAC harbors:
- a CDS encoding ectoine synthase encodes the protein MIVRTIDEITDTERDVVSEDQQWRSKRIVLANDKVGFSVHETTLKAGTINDFWYANHIEAVFITSGEGELYDKDNDVTYQLKPGSIYVLNGNEKHQLRPKTEITCVCVFNPPVTGREVHDENGVYPLVTED